Below is a genomic region from Ancylomarina subtilis.
AGGTCCCATGGTTTGAGCAATACAAGAAGGGAAATACACCACTTTTAAGGGGTTTTCTTTATTCACCGGATGCGGTTTAGGCGCATTAGCCCCCTTAGGCATTGCCGGCGTCCAGAGTGGAATCGTCTTACCACTCAGGGTTCTGAACCCGCCAGCCACAGCTCCCAATAGAGTCGACCCCATGACAGTATGGACACCATTCACAAATTTCAAACTACCGCGAATGACGGGTCCCAATTTATGGAAATTGTCAGCCACCCACTGACTCTGTTTTTGTGGTCGATCTCCGGCCACATTTAATGATCTCAGATATTTGATGTACTTACCTGTATCGATACCAACGGGACATGAAGTAGCACATAAACCATCACCGGCACAGGTTTGTTCACCTAAATAAACAAAGCCTTTTCTCAATGCTTCCAAGCGCTCAGCATCTTCACCTGTCATTTCCAATCGCCTGATTTCGCGTTGCACCACAGTACGCTGACGAGCTGAAAGTGAATAACCCGCCGTTAAACAATTCACCTCACAAAAACCACATTCAATACAGGTATCCACAATTTCATGAACGGGTGCTAATGTCTTAAAATTCTTAATGTAACAATCAGGATCATCGTTAATAATCACACCCGGGTTTAATAATTTTTTGGGATCGAAAAGTTGTTTGATCTCTTTCATCAATTGATAAGCCTCTTCTCCCCATTCGTGTTTGACAAAGGGTGCCATATTTCGTCCTGTGCCATGCTCAGCCTTCAACGAACCGTCATATTTATCAACAACCAGATGATCAACCTCAGCCATAAACCTTTTATATTGTTCGAGCTCTTCAGGTTTATCAAAATTCTGATTGAATATAAAATGAAAGTTCCCTTCCAGAGCATGCCCGTAAATCACACCATCCTTATAACCGTGTTTTGCAATCAGATCCTGCAAGTCTGAAGTGGCTTGTGGTAAATCTTTCAGGTGAAAAGCAACATCTTCGATAATACATGTGGTCCCTTTTTCGCGTAAACCGCCAACGGCCGGGAATACCCCTTTTCGGATATTCCAATATTTTGAGTATTCTTCAACTTTATCGGTAAATTCAATAGGACGAACGGTTTCGAAACCCTTTAAAAGCGATTTAATTTCTTTGATATTCGCATAGAGTTCCCCTTTAGAACTAGCCAAAGTCTCAACAAGAATCGCTGTTACGCCATCCGGAAAATCTTTAATAAATGGAGGAATACCATCTGCATTTTCAACCGATCGCAAAGCGACTCTATCAAGCATCTCAGCTCCGTGCACAGGTCCAAGATTCATACTCAATACCGATTCACATGCGCTTACGATATCATGAAAATAAATCATGGCACTGGCTTTGAATTTTGGATTGACAACCGTCTTCATAGTCAACTCAGACATAAAAGCCAAGGTCCCTTCTGAGCCTACCATCAAATTCACAATGATCTGAAACGGATCCGTATAGTCAATAAAAGGATTGATACTCAAGCCTGTGGTATTCTTAATGCTGTACTTGTAACGAATCCGGTCAGCCAAGGTCTGATTGGCACGCACCCGATCGCGCATCTCTTCAATCTTATGAATAAAAGAAGCATGCGTTTTCATAAAATTCTTTTTGCTTTCATAACTGCCCGTGTCAAGAACGGTTCCGTCAGCAAAAATCAACCGAGCTGAAAGAATTGTTTTGTACGAATTCTCGTGTGTCCCACAATTCATACCCGAAGCATTGTTCATCACAATTCCCCCAATCATGGCGGAATTGATGGAGGCCGGATCGGGCCCTAACTTACGACCATAAGGAGCCAGAATCTGATTCACCCGTGCCCCGACAATACCGGGTTGCATTCGAATGTGTTCTCCATCTTTAAACACCTCATAATCTTCCCAGTTTTTACCGGCAACAATGAGTATAGAGTCGGTAATTGCCTGCCCAGCCAAACTCGTTCCTGCAGCCCTAAACGTTACAGGCAATTCATACTTATTGGCTAAGAGCAAGGCCTTTTGAACTTCAGATTCATTCTTAGCCCGTACAATAATCTGAGGAATTAAGCGATAAAAACCGGCATCGGTTCCGTAAGCTAAATTTCTAATTTCATCGGTATATAAACGCGAAGCCTCAATCGTTGTTTTTATTTCATCGTAAAACTTCTTATAATTTCCTTTCAACATTTTTTTATGTTTTAGTATGATCCCAATCTTAGATTAAGCTTAAATTTAGCTCATCGACAAACTGATATATTCAATTTCTATAGCCCGTATAAGCTTACAATGGCATTGGGTCAACGCCCAAACTGATCAAAACCACTATAATTAACATGATGAGAAGATAATAGATGAAGGCAGGAATTGCATTCCGACGTATAATACTTCCCTCGGCTCCGACACAACCCACAGTAGCACAAACAGCAACCACATTATTAATACAGATCATGTTTCCAAGTGCAGCACCACTGGTTTGTGCCGCTACAATTAAAACCTCCGGAATCTGAAGAATAGAAGCTGTTTCGAATTGCAAGGATGCAAACAGTAAGTTGGATACAGTTGCAGAACCCGACATAAAAGAACCCAAAACACCAACGATGGGCGAAATCACCGGGTAAGCGGCTCCAGCCAAATCAGCAATCGAATTTGCCATAACCGTCAACATACTCTCCAGTCCAGCACCATTGGTTCCCGACTTCAACATCAACTGAACCATGGCAACTCCGGCAAGCAAAGCAATTGCAGCACCATTGATTTGTTTAAATGTGGTTTTCCACGAATCAACCACCTCTTTGGTCTTCATACGGTAGATTACATTCGTAATTAAGGCAACCAAAATAAAAGGGATCGTACCAGGCAGATAGGCCCATTTCAGCACATAATTAAGCCCTTCAATCCCCAATACATTCGATAAGCTAAGGGTTTGTGAAGCCAACAAACTTTTTAATCCCAGGGATGGAATTCGTGTCACAACCAAAATGATGGCAATCATTGCATAGGGCAACCAGGCTTTTAAAAGACTCATCTTAGTTTGGCTTGGCTCCTGAATAGTTTCGTTGGACATCCATGAAGACTCCCATTCTGATTTGGCAGGGAAATCCCATTTCTTTTTAGGCACGAGAAAGCCTCTTTTAGCGGCAAAAATAACAATACCTAAACCGATGAATCCTCCTAAAAGGGAAGGTAAATCAGGACCTAAAGTTGCAGCAATCAAAACGTAAGGAATAACAAAAGCTAAACCTGCAAACAAAGCAAATGGCGCCGCCGCTAAAGCGGGTTTGATTGATTTATCCTTTCCGAAGAATCGTGTCAGAATCATCAAGCCCAACAGAGGAATAAAAATCCCTACCATAGCATTGGGTATGGCAATCCACTTGGTCAGCATCAACTTAAATCCTTCAACGTTTGCGCCAACACCCGCAAGATTCTGCTCTAAGGTCACCATGGCTCCTCCGCTGATGGGTGTCCCCACAGCACCAAATGGAACTGGCACCGAATTGTAGATTAAAGCCACCATAGCAGCAGCCAAAGGAGGAAAACCCAAACCAACTAAAAGAGGGCCTGCCAAAGCTGCCGGCGTTCCAAATCCCGCGGCACCTTCGATAAAGGCTCCAAACATAAAGCCAATGATAATGGCCTGAATACGCCTATCTGTGGTTATGCCATTGAAGCCATTATTGATGGCTGCCATCGCTCCCGATATCTTCATGGTATTCAAAATCAGGATTGCCCCGAATATGATAATAAGGATATCAAAGGCCTTTAAAAATCCGAAGACAGAATATCCTAAAATATGGTGCAAATCTATTTTCCAAACACCAAAAGCGATCGTTATTGCAAGTAATAAGGCTAAGGGTAATGCTTTTTTTGCCCCCCAGTTAAAGCCAACCATCAGAATGATGGTCAATAAAATAGGGGAAAATGCTAATAATGCGTTCATAAATTATGATTTAGGTATGGGTTAGTTACTACAGGCTTTATTCATAGCCATTTGATTTGATTGATGATCCTTATCTACAGTTTGATCATCATCCTCCTGAAGGTATTTGAGTTTAAACATGGGGTTCATAATGCCATCCAAGGCAACAAGTTTGCGTCTCAAATTCAATAGGTTTTCATTCGTTTCAATCTTATTTACATTAAATTCCATAGGGCAATTTTTTTTGTTTGTAATTATTCGACAACGACCAGATGATTTTCGATAAATTCGGTAAGGTGCATCACCTTTACTGCTTTCTTTTGGTGCATAAGACCACCATTTATCTGCATGACACAACCCGGGCAATCGGTTACAAGAATCTCAGCGTTGGTCGCTTCGATATTTTCAATTTTCTTGTTCAGAATTCCATTCGAAATACTGGAGAAATCCAAAGAGTAGGTTCCGCCAAACCCGCAACACACATTACTGTCGGTAAGGGGAATAAATTGTTTGCCAAGTACCGATGAAAGAAAAGCTTCGGCAGAATAGCTCAGAGATCTGGAATCGTGACAAGGAGTATGATAAGTCACCCTTTTGTTTCCGAGCACCTTGAATTGTATCCCCTGATCTTCCAAAAACTTCCCTACAGGTGTCACCATCTGTCCCAATTGAGAAGCCTTTTTATAACGATCAGGATCAGCTTTTGTAAAATCCAAAAACTCATGTTTAATCGCTCCGCCACATGTTGGACAAAGAACCAGCAAGGCTTCGTAGTCACCAGCATCATTAAGCTTATCAAGGGTATTAAAAATCATTGTTTTGGCATTGTCAGGATCCCCCGAGGCTATTGCAGGAATACCACAACAGGCTGCCGTTTTAGGAATATCAACCTGAATACCACTTTTCTGAAGCAACTTAACCATTGCCAATCCCATTTCAGGATAAAAATATTCGATGGCACAGCCGGGATAAAAGAAGACTTTACGTTTTGATGAAAACTGATCGTGACCGTCCTTAAAGAAACGTTTGCTAAAGGTTTTGGAAGCCAATGCAGGAAATTTCCTAAAATCCATTTCCTTAGGCAACATAGGAACTGTTTTGATTATTTTTTCCTGATTTAACTTGTTGGTTGAGGTTAAAGGAAACTGGAAATTAGCACCCAGGCTTAAAAGCGATTTCATTCGCTTAGGTTTTGCAACCACCGATTTAAACACCTTCTTTTTTACAGGATTGATACCATACTTCTTACCGACAACCAGTTTCAGATCTGAGATCAAAGTTTGAAGATCGATACCTGATGGACAATTGAAAGAACAAGCCCGGCAACCAATACACATTTTAAGAATGTCTTTGGCAGCCTCATCGCCCTGATAAAGTGCTGTCAGAATCAAGCCAATAGAACCGATATAGCGGTCGCCATAAACATGTCCCCCAACCATTTCGTAGGCAGGACAAATATTGGCGCAACTGCCACAACGAATACATTTTAATGCTTCTTTAAATTTTGGATGTTCCAAAAAGGCCAATCGACCGTTATCAAGAAACACATAATGCGTTTCTTTAATTCCATCCGCATTTTTATGTGATGGCGTTCTTCCCTTAATCCAGGTTGTATAAGAGGTAATAATCTGTCCGGTTGCACTTTTAGGCAGAACACGAACAATATCCAGGGC
It encodes:
- a CDS encoding L-lactate permease; the encoded protein is MNALLAFSPILLTIILMVGFNWGAKKALPLALLLAITIAFGVWKIDLHHILGYSVFGFLKAFDILIIIFGAILILNTMKISGAMAAINNGFNGITTDRRIQAIIIGFMFGAFIEGAAGFGTPAALAGPLLVGLGFPPLAAAMVALIYNSVPVPFGAVGTPISGGAMVTLEQNLAGVGANVEGFKLMLTKWIAIPNAMVGIFIPLLGLMILTRFFGKDKSIKPALAAAPFALFAGLAFVIPYVLIAATLGPDLPSLLGGFIGLGIVIFAAKRGFLVPKKKWDFPAKSEWESSWMSNETIQEPSQTKMSLLKAWLPYAMIAIILVVTRIPSLGLKSLLASQTLSLSNVLGIEGLNYVLKWAYLPGTIPFILVALITNVIYRMKTKEVVDSWKTTFKQINGAAIALLAGVAMVQLMLKSGTNGAGLESMLTVMANSIADLAGAAYPVISPIVGVLGSFMSGSATVSNLLFASLQFETASILQIPEVLIVAAQTSGAALGNMICINNVVAVCATVGCVGAEGSIIRRNAIPAFIYYLLIMLIIVVLISLGVDPMPL
- a CDS encoding FAD-binding and (Fe-S)-binding domain-containing protein, with translation MLKGNYKKFYDEIKTTIEASRLYTDEIRNLAYGTDAGFYRLIPQIIVRAKNESEVQKALLLANKYELPVTFRAAGTSLAGQAITDSILIVAGKNWEDYEVFKDGEHIRMQPGIVGARVNQILAPYGRKLGPDPASINSAMIGGIVMNNASGMNCGTHENSYKTILSARLIFADGTVLDTGSYESKKNFMKTHASFIHKIEEMRDRVRANQTLADRIRYKYSIKNTTGLSINPFIDYTDPFQIIVNLMVGSEGTLAFMSELTMKTVVNPKFKASAMIYFHDIVSACESVLSMNLGPVHGAEMLDRVALRSVENADGIPPFIKDFPDGVTAILVETLASSKGELYANIKEIKSLLKGFETVRPIEFTDKVEEYSKYWNIRKGVFPAVGGLREKGTTCIIEDVAFHLKDLPQATSDLQDLIAKHGYKDGVIYGHALEGNFHFIFNQNFDKPEELEQYKRFMAEVDHLVVDKYDGSLKAEHGTGRNMAPFVKHEWGEEAYQLMKEIKQLFDPKKLLNPGVIINDDPDCYIKNFKTLAPVHEIVDTCIECGFCEVNCLTAGYSLSARQRTVVQREIRRLEMTGEDAERLEALRKGFVYLGEQTCAGDGLCATSCPVGIDTGKYIKYLRSLNVAGDRPQKQSQWVADNFHKLGPVIRGSLKFVNGVHTVMGSTLLGAVAGGFRTLSGKTIPLWTPAMPKGANAPKPHPVNKENPLKVVYFPSCIAQTMGPAKGDPYKQPLHIVTQNLLEKAGFEVIFPEKMSSLCCGTPWESKGFNKQADQKSSELEAALNKASEGGKYPILCDTSPCLYRMRRVMDAKLKLYEPVEFIYEFLMDRLTFTKVNEVVAIHATCTTTKMGLTPQLRAVAEACAQQVVMPGEVGCCGFAGDRGFNFPEINQYALRKLRPVLNEGKVVAGYSNSRTCEIGLSHNGGVPYQSIIYLVDRVTQAQCFAEEIV
- the ldhH gene encoding L-lactate dehydrogenase (quinone) large subunit LdhH — encoded protein: MTIHTKIDEKLNDKVLYQNLKGFATAYKASKENAYKGLDFEALRTRVHDLKDRDLNKVMQQFNQFKENVEKHGCKVFQAKTGDDACRYIADVMKSHGAKYMVKSKSMTSEEIQLNQYLEKEGLSPIETDLGEWILQIASEHPSHMVMPAIHKTRQQVAKIFSDYTGEEVDPDDIKAMVEIARRFLREYYFKAGIGMTGANVAVASTGTIGLVTNEGNARLSSTVPPVHIVLVGYEKLCDDFGQALDIVRVLPKSATGQIITSYTTWIKGRTPSHKNADGIKETHYVFLDNGRLAFLEHPKFKEALKCIRCGSCANICPAYEMVGGHVYGDRYIGSIGLILTALYQGDEAAKDILKMCIGCRACSFNCPSGIDLQTLISDLKLVVGKKYGINPVKKKVFKSVVAKPKRMKSLLSLGANFQFPLTSTNKLNQEKIIKTVPMLPKEMDFRKFPALASKTFSKRFFKDGHDQFSSKRKVFFYPGCAIEYFYPEMGLAMVKLLQKSGIQVDIPKTAACCGIPAIASGDPDNAKTMIFNTLDKLNDAGDYEALLVLCPTCGGAIKHEFLDFTKADPDRYKKASQLGQMVTPVGKFLEDQGIQFKVLGNKRVTYHTPCHDSRSLSYSAEAFLSSVLGKQFIPLTDSNVCCGFGGTYSLDFSSISNGILNKKIENIEATNAEILVTDCPGCVMQINGGLMHQKKAVKVMHLTEFIENHLVVVE